The following coding sequences lie in one Polynucleobacter necessarius genomic window:
- a CDS encoding malate synthase G: MTARTTCNSLQVATPLYRFIEDKVLPGTGIKSVDFWKGFDEIVKDLTPKNDALLAKRDRIQLDLDKWHQANPGPIADMPAYRKFLKEIGCLDEVPGKITATTKNVDDELALQAGPQLVVPVLNARYALNAANARWGSLYDALYGTDVLSEEDGAIKTGAYNPIRGAKVVAYARNFLDQSAPLAIGSHRDSVAYTVDGNKLVVQLKDDSSTGLVDEKQFVGYQGEAAAPSSILLRNNGIHIDIEINKNKTIGASDPAGINDVVLEAALSTILDLEDSIAAVDGDDKVLAYENWLGILKGTLVEEVKKGDKTITRTLNPDRKYKAGIGAVDAKDGIVTLHGRSLLFLRNVGHLMTNPAIITGEGKEIYEGILDAVVTVLIALYDINRPASQAIGNTRKGSVYIVKPKMHSPEEVAFAGELFGRVEKLLGLPADTVKLGIMDEERRMSANIKAAIAAAGARVAFINTGFLDRTGDEMHTAMYAGPMMRKGDMKTSKWLSAYERRNVFAGLDCGLRGRAQIGKGMWAMPDMMKAMVEQKIVHPKAGANTAWVPSPTAATLHALHYHQVNVAELQKEMEKLDTAAEAEALINDLLTIPVVEKANWSKEEIQQELDNNCQGILGYVVRWIDQGVGCSKVPDIHNVSLMEDRATLRISSQHIANWLLNGIVTADQVNETLQRMAKVVDGQNAGDPLYKPMMPNYQDSYAYKAASDLIFKGLEQPNGYTEPLLHAWRLEVKKANA; this comes from the coding sequence ATGACTGCGCGCACAACCTGCAATAGCCTTCAAGTGGCCACCCCTTTATATCGCTTTATTGAAGATAAAGTTCTTCCAGGTACAGGCATTAAGAGTGTTGATTTTTGGAAAGGTTTTGATGAGATCGTCAAAGACTTAACTCCAAAAAATGATGCATTGCTTGCAAAGCGTGATCGCATTCAATTGGATTTAGATAAATGGCACCAAGCGAACCCAGGCCCAATCGCAGATATGCCTGCATACCGTAAGTTCTTAAAAGAGATTGGTTGCTTAGATGAAGTGCCAGGAAAAATTACTGCTACCACCAAGAATGTAGATGATGAATTAGCGCTACAAGCTGGACCTCAATTAGTGGTGCCAGTTCTGAACGCTCGCTATGCATTAAATGCTGCTAATGCGCGTTGGGGCTCCTTATATGATGCTTTATATGGTACCGATGTTCTTTCTGAAGAAGATGGTGCCATCAAGACTGGTGCATACAATCCGATTCGTGGCGCAAAAGTAGTTGCTTATGCTCGCAATTTCTTGGATCAATCAGCACCTTTGGCAATAGGATCCCATCGTGATTCAGTTGCTTATACCGTGGACGGTAATAAGCTTGTAGTGCAATTAAAAGATGACAGCAGTACAGGTTTGGTCGATGAGAAGCAATTCGTGGGCTATCAAGGTGAGGCTGCTGCGCCAAGCTCTATCTTGTTGCGCAATAACGGTATTCACATTGATATCGAAATTAATAAAAACAAAACTATTGGCGCTAGCGATCCTGCCGGAATTAATGACGTTGTATTAGAGGCAGCACTCTCTACGATTTTGGACTTGGAAGATTCGATCGCTGCAGTTGATGGCGACGACAAAGTGCTTGCATATGAAAACTGGCTTGGTATTTTGAAGGGCACCTTGGTTGAGGAAGTGAAGAAGGGCGACAAAACAATTACTCGCACTCTCAATCCAGACCGTAAATACAAAGCCGGCATCGGTGCGGTTGATGCAAAAGACGGTATTGTTACTTTGCATGGTCGCTCACTCTTGTTCCTCCGTAACGTTGGACACTTGATGACTAATCCAGCCATCATTACTGGTGAAGGCAAAGAGATTTATGAAGGCATTTTGGATGCAGTAGTTACAGTATTGATTGCTTTATATGACATTAATCGTCCGGCAAGCCAAGCAATCGGCAACACACGCAAGGGCTCTGTTTATATCGTTAAGCCAAAAATGCATAGTCCTGAAGAAGTTGCTTTTGCAGGTGAACTCTTTGGTCGTGTAGAAAAATTGCTCGGCTTACCAGCAGATACTGTGAAGCTAGGCATCATGGATGAAGAGCGTCGCATGAGTGCCAACATCAAAGCAGCGATCGCCGCGGCGGGCGCACGTGTTGCGTTTATTAATACTGGATTCTTGGATCGCACTGGCGATGAAATGCACACAGCCATGTATGCCGGTCCAATGATGCGTAAAGGCGATATGAAAACCAGTAAGTGGTTATCTGCCTATGAGCGTCGTAACGTGTTTGCAGGCTTGGATTGTGGTCTGCGTGGTCGCGCTCAAATTGGTAAGGGAATGTGGGCAATGCCTGACATGATGAAAGCCATGGTTGAGCAAAAGATTGTTCATCCAAAAGCAGGTGCCAACACTGCTTGGGTTCCTTCCCCTACTGCAGCTACATTGCATGCCTTGCATTACCACCAAGTCAATGTTGCTGAACTCCAAAAAGAGATGGAAAAGCTCGACACTGCTGCAGAAGCTGAAGCGTTGATTAATGATTTGTTGACTATTCCGGTAGTTGAAAAAGCAAACTGGTCCAAAGAAGAAATTCAGCAAGAGTTAGACAACAATTGCCAAGGTATCTTGGGTTATGTGGTGCGTTGGATTGATCAAGGCGTTGGTTGCTCCAAGGTGCCAGATATTCATAACGTCAGCTTGATGGAAGACCGTGCAACATTGCGTATTTCTAGTCAGCATATTGCTAACTGGTTACTCAATGGCATTGTGACTGCAGATCAAGTAAACGAGACTTTGCAGCGCATGGCTAAGGTGGTGGATGGTCAGAATGCTGGCGATCCTTTATACAAGCCGATGATGCCAAATTACCAA
- a CDS encoding adenylosuccinate synthase, which translates to MSSKQQAKGRNVVVIGTQWGDEGKGKVVDWLTDHAQAVVRFQGGHNAGHTLIIGDKKTILRLIPSGIMHKNVICYIGNGVVLSPEALFKEIGELEAAGLDVQSCLKISEATTLILPYHVAIDHAREKKRGEAKIGTTGRGIGPAYEDKVARRALRVQDLFYPEKFAEQLRENLEYHNFMLTNYYGAEPVNYEKTLAEAMSYAERLKPMVVDVSSALYAAEQAGQNLLFEGAQGTLLDIDHGTYPYVTSSNCVAGNAAAGSGVGPESLQYILGITKAYCTRVGAGPFPSELYDHDNPEKQDPIGVRLAEVGKEFGSVTGRPRRTGWLDAAALNRSIQINGLSGLCITKLDVLDSLETIRLCVGYTLDGKKLDVLPCGAESVARCQPIYEDFPGWKGTTFGIREWDQLPIEAQNFLRRIEEVAGKPIAMVSTGPERDETILLQYPFQD; encoded by the coding sequence ATGTCTTCAAAGCAGCAAGCTAAAGGTCGTAACGTAGTTGTCATTGGCACCCAGTGGGGTGATGAAGGCAAAGGTAAGGTGGTGGATTGGTTAACTGATCACGCGCAAGCGGTGGTTCGTTTCCAGGGTGGTCATAATGCTGGCCATACTTTGATCATCGGCGACAAGAAGACGATTCTGCGTTTGATTCCCTCTGGGATCATGCATAAAAATGTAATCTGCTATATCGGCAACGGTGTAGTGCTTTCACCTGAAGCGCTCTTTAAAGAGATTGGTGAGTTAGAGGCTGCTGGTTTAGATGTGCAATCGTGCCTCAAAATTTCTGAAGCAACTACATTGATTCTGCCTTATCACGTAGCCATTGATCATGCGCGCGAGAAGAAGCGTGGCGAAGCGAAGATTGGTACGACTGGCCGCGGAATTGGGCCTGCATATGAAGATAAAGTTGCTCGTCGCGCCTTACGCGTACAAGATTTGTTCTACCCAGAAAAATTTGCAGAGCAGTTGCGTGAAAACTTGGAATACCACAATTTCATGCTGACGAATTACTATGGTGCAGAGCCTGTGAATTATGAAAAGACTCTTGCTGAAGCGATGTCTTATGCAGAACGACTCAAGCCGATGGTGGTGGACGTTTCTAGTGCTTTATATGCTGCCGAACAAGCCGGTCAAAATCTACTATTTGAAGGTGCGCAAGGTACCTTGCTAGATATCGATCATGGCACCTATCCTTATGTCACTTCTAGTAACTGCGTAGCTGGTAACGCTGCCGCAGGTTCTGGAGTGGGCCCCGAGTCTTTGCAATACATCTTAGGTATTACTAAAGCGTATTGCACCCGTGTTGGCGCTGGTCCTTTCCCAAGCGAACTCTATGACCATGACAATCCTGAAAAGCAAGACCCGATTGGCGTGCGTTTGGCTGAAGTGGGTAAAGAGTTTGGTTCTGTCACAGGACGTCCACGTCGCACTGGTTGGTTGGACGCCGCTGCCTTGAATCGCTCAATTCAGATCAATGGCTTGTCTGGTTTATGCATTACTAAATTAGACGTATTAGATAGCTTGGAAACCATCCGCTTATGCGTGGGTTACACATTAGACGGTAAGAAATTAGATGTATTACCATGCGGCGCAGAATCTGTTGCCCGCTGCCAACCAATTTATGAGGATTTCCCGGGCTGGAAGGGCACTACCTTCGGCATTCGCGAGTGGGATCAGTTGCCAATTGAAGCGCAGAACTTCTTGCGCCGTATCGAGGAAGTCGCCGGCAAGCCGATTGCCATGGTTTCCACTGGCCCAGAACGTGATGAAACCATCCTCCTTCAGTATCCTTTTCAGGATTGA
- a CDS encoding ATP phosphoribosyltransferase regulatory subunit — translation MNRWLLPEDVADVLPAEARKVESLRRAILDLYQSYGYELVTPPILEFLDSLLTGTGSDLNLQTFKLVDQLSGRILGLRADITPQVARIDAHLLNRAGVTRLCYADSVAHARTPVGSSAREELQLGAEIYGCATWEADLEAITLLLKTLSIAGMKKVYLDLSHAGILAGILDGQNLNKETIESLYGLLQSKDRPRLSQWATCLPPTVANALVALTELNGPCAEVLAKAKNSLPKHFMIDQAIADLERLVAAAAKLSVNLELSIDLADLRGYQYHSGVMFAAYVNQLPQPIARGGRYDHVGQAFGRPRPATGFSLDLLTLAHLSPINVQQLAILAPWIEDATLDQAIIKLRDSGEVVIQVPKGENVESAIYECDRELVKQGNSWEVKKK, via the coding sequence ATGAATCGTTGGCTACTTCCTGAAGACGTTGCAGATGTATTGCCTGCTGAAGCTCGCAAGGTAGAGTCTTTGCGTCGCGCTATTTTGGATTTATACCAATCGTATGGTTACGAGCTGGTCACGCCCCCCATATTGGAGTTCTTAGATTCTTTATTGACGGGCACTGGCTCAGATCTCAATCTACAAACCTTTAAGTTGGTAGATCAACTCTCTGGTCGAATATTGGGCTTGCGTGCAGATATCACGCCGCAAGTAGCTCGAATTGATGCTCACTTGTTAAATCGTGCAGGTGTCACGCGCCTTTGCTATGCCGATTCTGTTGCTCACGCTCGCACCCCTGTTGGTAGTTCGGCGCGTGAAGAGCTGCAGCTTGGCGCAGAAATTTATGGATGCGCTACTTGGGAAGCCGATCTGGAGGCAATTACCTTATTGCTCAAGACGCTCTCTATTGCTGGTATGAAGAAGGTCTATCTAGATCTCTCGCACGCTGGCATTTTGGCGGGCATCCTAGATGGTCAAAACCTTAATAAAGAAACGATCGAATCTTTGTACGGTTTATTACAAAGCAAGGACCGTCCTCGCTTAAGTCAATGGGCCACTTGCTTGCCGCCAACAGTTGCTAATGCGCTAGTGGCGTTGACTGAACTCAACGGTCCCTGCGCTGAAGTATTGGCAAAAGCTAAAAATAGCTTGCCTAAGCATTTCATGATTGATCAGGCGATTGCGGATCTTGAGCGTTTGGTGGCAGCAGCAGCCAAATTGTCTGTGAATTTAGAGTTGAGCATCGATTTAGCTGATTTACGCGGGTACCAATATCATAGTGGCGTGATGTTTGCGGCTTATGTTAATCAGTTGCCTCAGCCTATTGCAAGAGGTGGCCGCTATGACCATGTTGGTCAAGCCTTTGGGCGTCCACGTCCTGCAACAGGTTTCTCATTAGATCTATTAACCCTCGCACATTTATCTCCAATCAATGTGCAACAACTGGCTATTTTGGCGCCTTGGATTGAGGACGCTACGTTAGACCAGGCGATCATAAAGTTGCGTGATTCGGGTGAGGTAGTAATACAGGTTCCGAAGGGCGAGAACGTAGAGTCTGCCATTTACGAATGCGATCGAGAATTGGTGAAGCAGGGTAACTCTTGGGAAGTAAAGAAAAAGTAG
- the hflC gene encoding protease modulator HflC, with the protein MNANRLIAAVIGFIALIYILSSSIFVVDQRKFAVVFSFGQIVRVIENPGIQMKFPAPFESVRFFDRRILTIDNPEAERFITAEKKNLLVDSYVKWRIVDPRKFFISFKGDERLAQDRLTQLVRSALNEEFTKRTVRELISDQREEVMQGIRKKVADDVSDIGVEIVDVRTKRVDLLAEISDSVYRRMEAERKRVANELRSTGAAESDKIRANAERQRDTILAEAYRDAQKIKGAGDAKATALYAEAFGRDPQFAQFYQSLEAYRNSFKDKKDVMVVEPNGEFFKFLHKK; encoded by the coding sequence ATGAACGCTAACCGCTTAATTGCAGCAGTCATTGGTTTTATTGCGCTGATATATATTCTGTCGTCCAGTATTTTTGTTGTAGACCAACGTAAGTTTGCCGTTGTGTTTTCTTTTGGCCAAATTGTGCGTGTGATTGAAAACCCCGGCATTCAGATGAAGTTTCCTGCGCCATTTGAAAGTGTGCGCTTTTTTGATCGCCGCATTCTCACGATTGATAATCCAGAAGCAGAGCGCTTTATTACTGCTGAGAAGAAAAATCTCTTGGTAGATTCTTATGTGAAATGGCGCATTGTTGATCCGCGTAAGTTCTTTATCAGCTTTAAGGGTGATGAGCGTTTGGCGCAAGATCGTTTAACCCAACTGGTTCGCTCAGCCTTAAATGAAGAATTCACTAAACGTACTGTTCGTGAATTGATCTCGGACCAGCGCGAAGAAGTGATGCAAGGTATCCGCAAGAAGGTAGCTGACGATGTATCCGATATTGGCGTTGAAATCGTTGATGTGCGCACGAAGCGTGTTGATCTTCTCGCTGAGATCAGCGACTCGGTCTATCGTCGCATGGAAGCAGAGCGTAAGCGGGTGGCTAATGAGCTTCGTTCAACAGGTGCAGCTGAATCTGACAAGATTCGTGCCAATGCAGAACGTCAACGCGACACAATCTTGGCTGAAGCCTATCGGGACGCCCAAAAAATTAAGGGCGCGGGCGATGCTAAAGCAACTGCGCTCTATGCAGAGGCTTTTGGGCGCGATCCTCAATTTGCTCAGTTCTATCAAAGCTTAGAAGCTTATAGAAATTCGTTCAAGGATAAGAAGGATGTCATGGTGGTTGAGCCTAATGGCGAGTTCTTCAAGTTCCTGCATAAAAAATAA
- the hflK gene encoding FtsH protease activity modulator HflK produces MMRKFLDLFSVNDPGWGNSHNSGGSKDAKDGQGDQQAPKAEPDTNKPVETQSGNRPPVQPTKPDGPPPGLDELWRDFNDRIAGIFGGNKKPGATGSSTNKPSSTDIPPPSQRGNGGNGGGSGGFSAPNLKFSNPFGSKASFLIAGAAVFFMWVCSGFFIIQEGQAGVILTFGKYDYTAKPGINWHMPWPIQSEETVNLSGVRSVEVGRPVLIKATNQKDSSMLTEDENIIDVRFAVQYRLKAPTDYLFNNRDPDMAVVQAAETVVREIVARSKMDTVLYEGREKIGINLANSIQKILDSYKTGIYVTSVTVQNVQPPEQVQAAFDDAVKAGQDQERLKSEGQAYANDIIPRAKGTAARLIQEAEGYKARVVATAEGDATRFKQILVEYSKAPQVTRDRMYIDSMREMYNNVTKILVDTTKSNSLLYLPLDKIVAQVSAESAQAANTQSNPSGAATPTGSVTVGGATGTNTTSTSSASSGSTSAPQVPAANNSLDKRDGFRSRDREAR; encoded by the coding sequence ATGATGCGTAAATTTCTCGATCTGTTTTCGGTCAATGATCCAGGTTGGGGCAATAGCCACAATTCTGGCGGATCTAAAGATGCCAAAGATGGGCAGGGAGATCAGCAAGCTCCAAAAGCGGAACCAGACACCAATAAACCGGTAGAAACGCAGTCAGGCAATCGTCCACCAGTTCAGCCAACTAAGCCTGATGGACCTCCTCCTGGCTTGGATGAACTATGGCGTGATTTCAACGACAGAATCGCTGGCATCTTTGGAGGCAATAAAAAACCGGGTGCAACGGGTTCTTCCACAAACAAGCCAAGCAGCACAGATATTCCTCCGCCATCGCAACGTGGTAATGGAGGCAATGGTGGTGGAAGCGGCGGCTTTAGCGCCCCTAACCTCAAGTTCAGTAACCCATTTGGTTCTAAAGCAAGCTTCCTCATTGCAGGCGCCGCGGTCTTTTTCATGTGGGTGTGCAGTGGCTTCTTCATTATTCAAGAAGGTCAAGCGGGCGTTATCCTGACGTTTGGAAAATATGACTACACCGCAAAGCCTGGTATTAACTGGCACATGCCGTGGCCGATTCAGTCTGAAGAGACGGTGAATTTATCTGGCGTACGCTCAGTAGAGGTAGGGCGCCCTGTGTTGATCAAGGCAACCAATCAAAAAGACTCCTCCATGTTGACTGAGGATGAAAACATTATTGATGTGCGTTTTGCCGTGCAGTACCGCCTTAAAGCTCCAACAGATTATTTATTCAATAATCGCGATCCGGATATGGCTGTTGTGCAAGCAGCGGAGACTGTAGTTCGTGAAATTGTTGCGCGCAGCAAAATGGATACCGTGTTGTATGAGGGTCGTGAAAAGATTGGTATTAATTTAGCAAATTCCATTCAGAAGATTTTGGACAGCTATAAAACCGGTATTTATGTGACTAGTGTGACCGTGCAAAATGTGCAGCCACCAGAACAAGTGCAAGCAGCCTTTGATGATGCAGTCAAAGCAGGTCAAGACCAAGAGCGTTTAAAGAGTGAAGGACAGGCTTATGCCAACGATATTATTCCGCGCGCTAAAGGTACTGCAGCCCGTCTTATTCAAGAGGCTGAAGGCTATAAAGCGCGCGTGGTAGCAACTGCAGAAGGTGATGCAACACGTTTCAAACAAATTTTGGTTGAGTATTCCAAAGCACCTCAAGTAACACGTGATCGAATGTACATCGATAGCATGCGTGAAATGTATAATAACGTCACGAAGATCTTGGTGGACACCACGAAGAGTAATAGTCTTTTATATCTTCCTTTGGATAAGATCGTTGCACAGGTGAGTGCTGAAAGTGCTCAAGCAGCCAATACACAATCCAATCCATCGGGAGCTGCTACTCCAACAGGTAGCGTAACAGTGGGTGGAGCTACTGGAACTAACACTACAAGTACCTCTAGCGCCTCTTCAGGATCAACCTCCGCGCCGCAAGTACCTGCAGCGAATAATTCATTGGATAAACGAGATGGTTTCCGCAGTCGTGATCGGGAGGCCAGATAA
- the hfq gene encoding RNA chaperone Hfq, which yields MNNNKIQLLQDPFLNALRKEYVPVSIYLVNGIKLQGNIESFDQYIVLLRNTVTQMVYKHAISTIVPARAIDFRLEEAGSV from the coding sequence ATGAATAACAACAAAATTCAATTACTTCAGGATCCATTCCTTAATGCTTTACGCAAAGAGTATGTTCCTGTTTCGATCTATTTAGTGAATGGTATTAAGTTGCAAGGCAATATTGAATCCTTCGATCAATATATTGTCCTCTTACGTAATACCGTGACACAGATGGTTTACAAACATGCAATCTCCACGATCGTTCCTGCTCGTGCGATTGATTTCCGTTTAGAAGAAGCTGGCTCTGTATAA
- the der gene encoding ribosome biogenesis GTPase Der encodes MNPVITIVGRPNVGKSTLFNRLTRSRDALVADFSGLTRDRHYGKGRIGERAFICVDTGGFEPVAKTGIVAEMANQTKQAVAESDIVIFLVDGRLGMAPQDRVIADFLRKTGRPVILAVNKTEGMQAGVVTADFHELGLGEPFPISSAHGDGVRGLIDDALDSLGIAEPDEDELANDPNRPMKIAVVGRPNVGKSTLINKLIGEERVIAFDMPGTTRDAIEVPFERNGKPYILVDTAGLRRRGKVFEAIEKFSVVKTLQAIADCNIVILVLDAQQDISEQDAHIAGFIVEAGRALVVAVNKWDGIDAYVKERARLEIAQKLRFLDFANVHPISAKKGTGLKELFKDVDAAYAAAMAKLPTPRLTRILQEAIEHQQPKRVGMGRPKLRYAHQGGMNPPIVVIHGTSLSGVTDSYKRYLEGRFRDVFKLRGTPLRIQMNTAKNPYVDADKGKKGKKR; translated from the coding sequence ATGAATCCAGTCATCACCATCGTCGGCCGTCCTAATGTTGGAAAGTCGACACTCTTTAATCGCTTAACGCGTTCACGCGATGCATTGGTGGCTGATTTTTCAGGCCTAACCAGAGATCGACATTATGGCAAAGGCCGCATTGGCGAACGCGCATTTATTTGCGTAGATACCGGCGGCTTTGAACCTGTTGCTAAGACTGGCATTGTTGCTGAAATGGCAAATCAAACGAAGCAAGCTGTTGCTGAGTCTGACATTGTCATTTTCTTAGTGGATGGTCGCCTTGGCATGGCGCCACAGGATCGAGTGATTGCGGATTTCTTGCGTAAGACGGGAAGACCAGTTATTTTGGCTGTCAATAAAACTGAAGGCATGCAAGCGGGCGTAGTGACTGCAGACTTTCATGAGCTTGGTTTGGGTGAGCCTTTTCCGATTTCATCAGCACATGGCGATGGAGTGCGCGGCTTAATTGATGACGCATTAGATTCGCTGGGCATTGCTGAGCCAGACGAAGATGAGTTAGCGAACGATCCTAATCGGCCGATGAAGATTGCGGTAGTAGGGCGACCTAACGTCGGTAAATCTACATTGATCAATAAGTTGATCGGTGAAGAGCGCGTCATTGCCTTTGATATGCCAGGAACCACGCGTGATGCCATTGAAGTTCCATTTGAGCGCAATGGCAAACCTTACATCTTGGTAGATACTGCTGGTCTTCGCCGTCGTGGAAAAGTATTTGAAGCGATCGAGAAATTCTCAGTAGTAAAAACATTGCAAGCGATTGCAGACTGCAATATAGTGATCTTGGTGTTAGATGCTCAGCAAGATATTTCTGAGCAAGATGCTCATATCGCTGGATTTATTGTTGAAGCAGGCCGTGCATTAGTGGTGGCAGTCAACAAGTGGGATGGTATTGATGCCTACGTTAAAGAACGTGCGCGCTTAGAGATTGCTCAAAAGTTACGCTTTTTGGATTTTGCGAATGTTCACCCTATCTCGGCGAAGAAGGGTACGGGTTTAAAAGAGTTATTTAAGGATGTGGACGCAGCCTATGCTGCTGCAATGGCAAAACTGCCTACCCCACGCTTAACTCGTATCTTGCAAGAGGCAATCGAGCATCAGCAACCAAAACGGGTGGGTATGGGCCGTCCAAAATTACGTTATGCACACCAAGGGGGCATGAACCCCCCAATTGTGGTGATTCATGGGACATCCTTAAGTGGGGTGACTGATAGCTATAAGAGATACTTAGAAGGCCGTTTTAGAGACGTCTTTAAATTACGTGGCACACCTTTACGTATTCAGATGAATACTGCAAAGAACCCCTATGTCGATGCAGATAAGGGTAAAAAAGGCAAAAAACGTTAA
- the bamB gene encoding outer membrane protein assembly factor BamB, whose product MTRQMKRLSAALVLGSIVIALAACGGNARVKKPAELVAVTNQFDLQPVWSTSVGSSESFNFHPIVAGDAVYAASHSGNLAKIDLATGNKVWSVSVPERLAIGPGSDGRTTVAVSTKGMVYAYDDTGKKIWNVSVGSEVLSEPVVAAGIVVVRALDNRFIGLDATTGARKWTYQRQQSALSLRVGYGMLAIGNEVIVTGFTGGRFGIIAIANGGLIWETPVSFPKGFSEIERLNDVTAKPSMEGEIICAVSYQGRIGCGQARTGNLLWFKDYSSYTGTAQSSEMVFSANEKSYVTAFATKDGTQVWENTQLTYRDVGEPLTVGRVLLLGDAQGYIHAFSQANGELVARIRHDSSPISAAPIAVGDLILVQSQGGKLAAYSPK is encoded by the coding sequence ATGACAAGACAGATGAAGCGATTAAGCGCGGCCTTAGTATTGGGTTCCATAGTCATTGCTTTAGCTGCATGCGGCGGTAATGCAAGGGTTAAGAAGCCTGCTGAATTAGTAGCAGTTACAAACCAATTTGATTTGCAGCCAGTTTGGTCCACTAGCGTTGGTTCATCAGAGTCTTTTAATTTTCATCCCATTGTTGCTGGCGATGCAGTCTACGCTGCTTCCCATAGCGGCAATCTAGCAAAGATTGATTTGGCAACTGGCAATAAAGTCTGGTCAGTTTCTGTTCCGGAGCGTTTAGCGATTGGCCCAGGATCTGATGGCAGAACTACTGTTGCTGTGAGTACCAAGGGTATGGTCTATGCCTATGATGATACGGGCAAGAAAATTTGGAACGTCAGTGTGGGCAGTGAAGTATTGAGTGAGCCAGTAGTTGCGGCGGGCATAGTCGTAGTGCGTGCACTCGATAATCGTTTCATTGGTCTGGATGCTACTACTGGTGCGCGTAAGTGGACTTATCAGCGCCAGCAGTCTGCTCTGTCGTTGCGAGTGGGTTACGGCATGTTAGCAATTGGTAATGAGGTAATCGTTACCGGATTCACGGGCGGACGTTTTGGCATAATTGCCATTGCCAATGGCGGCTTAATTTGGGAGACCCCAGTGTCCTTTCCAAAAGGCTTTTCAGAAATTGAGCGCTTGAACGACGTCACCGCAAAGCCAAGCATGGAAGGTGAAATCATCTGCGCGGTTTCTTATCAAGGACGCATTGGTTGCGGTCAAGCACGTACCGGTAATCTATTGTGGTTTAAAGATTATTCAAGCTATACCGGAACTGCGCAAAGTTCAGAAATGGTTTTCTCTGCTAACGAAAAATCCTATGTCACTGCCTTTGCAACAAAAGATGGTACTCAGGTTTGGGAAAACACGCAATTGACTTATCGCGATGTGGGTGAACCACTCACAGTAGGTCGAGTATTGTTGCTTGGTGATGCTCAAGGCTATATCCATGCATTTTCACAGGCGAACGGCGAGCTCGTAGCGCGTATTCGTCATGACAGTAGTCCAATCTCGGCTGCCCCCATTGCGGTAGGTGACCTCATCTTGGTTCAGTCTCAAGGTGGAAAACTAGCGGCGTACAGTCCAAAATGA
- a CDS encoding YfgM family protein codes for MPLDLEEQEQLDQFKAFWQKYRNLITGVVTAALFAYAAYSGYQWWRNSQALEASKLYETMMSAIAKGDKDQTLRAADDLQKDFKRTPYSAMASLVAARIAADAGESAKALDYLRWAAKNASNDGYLALAKLRLVSLLVEQGSEKDFAEADQILNEKSIIGFEALWLERRGDWYLAQKKNEQAKQSYQDAWKKLDQAKEFPEEARRLLKVKLDAVGGVAQ; via the coding sequence ATGCCTTTAGATCTAGAAGAACAAGAACAGTTAGACCAATTCAAAGCGTTTTGGCAAAAGTATCGCAATCTCATTACTGGGGTAGTGACAGCAGCTTTATTTGCTTATGCAGCCTATAGCGGCTATCAATGGTGGCGTAATAGCCAGGCTTTAGAAGCATCCAAGTTGTATGAAACGATGATGAGTGCTATTGCCAAGGGTGACAAGGATCAAACTTTGAGAGCGGCAGATGATCTGCAAAAGGATTTTAAGCGCACCCCATATTCCGCGATGGCTAGTTTGGTAGCTGCTCGCATTGCTGCTGATGCGGGAGAAAGTGCAAAAGCTTTAGATTATTTACGCTGGGCTGCTAAGAATGCATCCAATGATGGTTACCTCGCATTAGCAAAACTACGTTTGGTTTCTTTATTGGTTGAGCAGGGCAGTGAAAAAGATTTCGCTGAAGCCGATCAAATCCTTAATGAAAAATCCATCATTGGTTTTGAAGCACTCTGGCTTGAGCGTCGTGGCGACTGGTATTTAGCTCAAAAGAAAAATGAGCAAGCTAAGCAAAGTTATCAAGATGCCTGGAAAAAATTAGACCAAGCAAAAGAATTTCCGGAAGAGGCGCGTCGTCTCTTGAAGGTTAAATTAGATGCTGTTGGAGGAGTTGCTCAGTGA